Proteins encoded together in one Rhizobium sp. 11515TR window:
- a CDS encoding alpha/beta fold hydrolase, whose product MIQHHPVEGQILIGHPNQRSIAIGSGVAVLPGVAGETPSPTLVSRTFSTSRQTTHYIECGPADGPLMIFLHGWPSIGLMWRAQMNAFAADGWRCIAPDLRGFGSSFAPAANDAYTIEEIVADMAELHNHLGREAAIWIGHDWGSIVAGALAAHEPKRCRGVVLISWAYFPDGNALPMLVPLVDRTIYPADQYPDGQWDYYRYYTTHFESAVADLDADAEASLASIFRSGSPAAVGKVSPSAKVTRNGGRFGAAHRAPPTRPDPALWPPVDFEELVRAFKLRGFRPTCALYLNGDANTAYAREAPNGGRLSQPVLFVNGDFDQICSINGNRQGDPMRAACRDLTVASLSCGHWLPLERKEELIQVIRRWLQSKKL is encoded by the coding sequence ATGATCCAACACCATCCTGTCGAAGGTCAGATCCTGATCGGACATCCCAACCAACGTTCGATCGCCATCGGGAGCGGTGTAGCCGTCCTGCCAGGCGTAGCAGGGGAGACGCCCTCACCAACGCTGGTTTCACGCACTTTCAGCACGTCCCGTCAGACAACGCATTACATCGAATGCGGGCCGGCCGATGGACCGCTGATGATCTTCCTCCACGGCTGGCCGAGCATAGGTTTGATGTGGCGCGCCCAGATGAACGCCTTCGCCGCCGACGGGTGGCGCTGCATCGCTCCTGATCTTCGCGGCTTTGGCAGCTCTTTCGCACCTGCAGCTAACGATGCCTACACCATCGAGGAAATCGTGGCGGACATGGCGGAGCTCCATAACCACCTTGGCCGCGAGGCTGCAATCTGGATTGGCCACGACTGGGGCAGCATCGTAGCCGGTGCGTTGGCCGCGCATGAGCCGAAGCGCTGCCGTGGCGTCGTACTGATCTCGTGGGCGTATTTTCCCGACGGGAACGCCCTGCCCATGCTCGTCCCGCTGGTCGATCGAACGATTTACCCCGCCGACCAATATCCGGACGGCCAATGGGACTACTACCGCTACTACACGACGCATTTCGAGTCGGCGGTGGCTGACCTCGACGCGGACGCGGAAGCATCGTTGGCATCGATCTTTCGATCGGGCAGCCCTGCCGCCGTCGGCAAGGTTTCGCCATCCGCGAAAGTCACGCGCAACGGTGGGCGCTTCGGCGCCGCACATCGAGCCCCGCCTACTCGGCCTGACCCGGCATTGTGGCCGCCGGTGGACTTCGAAGAGTTAGTGCGCGCGTTCAAGCTTCGCGGCTTCCGCCCTACCTGCGCATTGTATCTGAACGGTGACGCCAACACTGCCTACGCTCGCGAGGCGCCCAATGGGGGCCGACTGTCGCAGCCGGTGCTGTTCGTCAACGGCGACTTCGATCAGATCTGCAGCATCAACGGAAATCGTCAGGGCGACCCGATGCGTGCAGCCTGTCGAGACCTTACCGTGGCGAGTCTGTCCTGCGGGCATTGGCTGCCGTTGGAGCGCAAGGAAGAACTCATCCAGGTCATCCGACGCTGGCTCCAGAGCAAAAAACTTTGA
- a CDS encoding glucose 1-dehydrogenase, protein MDAVSQTPLILITGGSRGVGAATARLAAAQGYDVAISFVSNEEAALAVAADVEAAGRRALAIRADSADPDEVAQLFAAIDREFGWIDVLVNNAAIIAKQSRMEDLEFERMQRIFAINAIGPMLCAQQAVKRMSHRHKGRGGVVINISSASARLGSPNEYVDYAASKGALETFTTGLAKEVARDGIRVCCIRPGHIYTEMHARSGEPGRVDRVRDSIPMGRGGQPEEVARAILWLASDEASFITGTFLDVTGGK, encoded by the coding sequence ATGGACGCTGTCTCTCAAACGCCGCTCATCCTGATAACCGGTGGAAGTCGTGGCGTAGGTGCTGCCACGGCGCGCCTTGCCGCCGCACAAGGCTACGATGTCGCGATCAGCTTCGTCTCCAACGAAGAGGCTGCGCTCGCGGTGGCGGCCGATGTGGAAGCAGCCGGACGCCGGGCGCTGGCCATTCGCGCGGACAGCGCCGATCCAGATGAGGTCGCGCAACTATTCGCCGCGATCGATCGGGAGTTTGGGTGGATCGATGTGCTGGTGAACAACGCCGCGATCATCGCAAAGCAATCCCGGATGGAGGATCTCGAGTTCGAGCGGATGCAGCGGATCTTCGCGATCAACGCGATCGGCCCAATGCTCTGCGCCCAGCAAGCGGTTAAGCGCATGTCGCATCGTCACAAGGGGCGGGGCGGCGTCGTGATCAACATCTCGTCGGCATCGGCCCGTCTCGGCAGTCCGAATGAATATGTCGACTACGCCGCGTCGAAGGGCGCCCTCGAGACCTTCACGACCGGACTTGCGAAAGAAGTCGCGCGCGACGGCATCCGCGTCTGCTGCATTCGGCCGGGGCACATCTATACGGAGATGCATGCCCGTAGCGGAGAGCCGGGACGGGTGGACCGCGTCAGGGATTCGATCCCCATGGGAAGAGGTGGCCAGCCGGAAGAAGTAGCGCGGGCGATCTTGTGGCTGGCAAGCGATGAGGCGTCCTTCATCACCGGCACGTTCCTCGATGTCACCGGCGGCAAGTAA
- a CDS encoding LysR substrate-binding domain-containing protein, which produces MRRLPPLNALRIFEVAARTGSYADAGAELGLTHGAVSRQISALEGWLGQRLFTREGRRMVATPMAKVFAAEVGLSFDRLAVAAEACGRPGARRILRVSAPTSFAMRWLIPRLSRYHVDHPQVEVAVTTVSCVLDDLRGGVDVAIRRGTARQDAWPQHRVVPVLEDIDTLIMSPALFAQRPILKPADIQGHTLFAAETRGGDWTDWLEAAGLQHLAGLPRQIFDHFHVARQAVEDGLGIGIGPLPMLEIDVANGRLMTPLPDIRVPRTGYVAVTPRHADAGNLVASFVDWLVAEGGDRRSHPPL; this is translated from the coding sequence ATGCGTCGCCTTCCTCCCTTGAACGCCCTTCGCATCTTCGAGGTCGCCGCTCGCACCGGCAGCTATGCCGACGCCGGCGCGGAGCTCGGCCTCACCCATGGCGCGGTCAGTCGGCAGATCTCGGCGCTCGAAGGCTGGCTCGGGCAGCGGCTCTTCACGCGGGAAGGCCGGCGCATGGTCGCGACGCCGATGGCGAAGGTCTTCGCCGCGGAGGTCGGCCTTTCGTTTGATCGCCTGGCTGTCGCGGCGGAGGCTTGTGGCCGGCCGGGCGCGCGTCGCATTCTGCGGGTAAGCGCCCCGACCAGCTTCGCGATGCGCTGGCTGATCCCCCGGCTCAGCCGTTATCATGTCGATCATCCGCAGGTCGAAGTCGCGGTGACCACGGTCTCATGCGTGCTCGACGACTTGCGTGGCGGCGTCGATGTAGCAATCCGGCGCGGCACTGCCCGGCAGGATGCATGGCCGCAGCATCGCGTGGTCCCCGTGCTGGAGGATATCGATACGCTTATCATGAGCCCGGCCCTGTTTGCACAGCGTCCGATCCTGAAGCCGGCCGACATTCAGGGACATACGCTGTTCGCGGCCGAGACGCGCGGCGGTGATTGGACGGATTGGCTCGAAGCTGCCGGGCTCCAACACCTGGCCGGCCTCCCCCGCCAGATCTTCGATCACTTCCACGTGGCGCGCCAGGCGGTGGAAGACGGGCTCGGCATCGGCATTGGTCCGCTGCCGATGCTGGAGATCGATGTCGCCAACGGAAGGCTGATGACGCCACTGCCGGACATCCGAGTGCCGCGAACCGGCTATGTCGCGGTGACGCCCCGCCATGCCGATGCCGGAAACCTAGTTGCCAGCTTCGTCGACTGGCTTGTCGCAGAAGGAGGCGACCGACGATCACACCCGCCTTTGTAG
- a CDS encoding winged helix-turn-helix transcriptional regulator: protein MVLKVRKKVETPPGCPMSKCMDLLGGCWTPEVLWSLSEGPRRFSELRRDNPFISAKVMTSRLRDLEQRGVLTRKVLPTSPPTVEYELTELGKELLPAIRSIVEVGTRLLLRESTP, encoded by the coding sequence ATGGTACTCAAGGTACGAAAGAAGGTGGAGACGCCTCCGGGCTGCCCTATGTCCAAATGCATGGATCTCCTTGGTGGCTGCTGGACGCCGGAGGTGCTCTGGTCCTTGAGCGAAGGCCCGCGCCGGTTCTCGGAGTTGCGCCGGGACAATCCCTTCATCTCGGCGAAGGTCATGACGAGCAGGCTGCGGGATCTCGAACAGCGCGGCGTCCTCACGCGCAAGGTTTTGCCGACATCGCCGCCAACCGTGGAATACGAACTGACCGAGTTGGGAAAAGAGCTCCTCCCCGCGATCAGATCCATCGTAGAAGTCGGGACGCGCCTGCTGTTGCGCGAATCGACTCCCTAG
- a CDS encoding ABC transporter ATP-binding protein: MIEVSEVRAGYGDGPDILNGISLKAEPGRIVTILGPNGCGKSTLLKCIAGFVRPRAGHIRMSGEIVTDVETYRKVRHHRVGFVPQTDNVFATMTVAENILLGGRLMERRDRERRFDALLDQYPSLAAKKNRRASALSGGERQLLSLARALIFEPSILLLDEPSAGLSPRMMHDVFEAIADIRRRDGPSILMVEQNAFEALHVSDTAYVLSLGSVAIEGAASDLLADPAMRSLYLGGDKH; this comes from the coding sequence ATGATCGAAGTTAGCGAGGTCAGGGCCGGTTACGGCGACGGGCCGGATATATTGAACGGCATTTCGCTCAAGGCCGAGCCAGGCAGGATCGTCACCATTCTCGGCCCGAATGGGTGCGGCAAGTCCACCTTGTTGAAATGCATCGCTGGATTTGTCCGCCCGCGGGCGGGCCACATCCGCATGTCGGGCGAGATTGTCACCGATGTCGAGACCTATCGCAAGGTTCGGCATCACAGGGTCGGCTTCGTGCCCCAGACGGACAATGTCTTCGCGACGATGACGGTCGCGGAAAATATATTGCTCGGCGGCCGCCTGATGGAGAGAAGGGACAGGGAGCGCCGTTTCGATGCGCTTCTTGACCAGTATCCGAGCCTGGCTGCCAAGAAGAACAGGCGGGCATCCGCCCTGTCCGGCGGCGAGCGGCAATTGCTGTCCCTTGCCCGGGCGCTGATCTTCGAACCATCCATTCTTCTTCTGGACGAACCCTCGGCCGGGCTTTCGCCGCGCATGATGCACGACGTCTTCGAGGCGATCGCCGATATCAGGCGCCGGGATGGTCCCTCTATCCTGATGGTGGAACAGAATGCCTTCGAAGCGCTGCACGTCTCCGACACCGCCTATGTCCTGTCGCTCGGCAGCGTCGCGATCGAGGGCGCTGCCAGCGACCTCCTTGCTGATCCGGCAATGCGCTCGCTCTATCTCGGCGGCGACAAACACTGA
- a CDS encoding NIPSNAP family protein, whose translation MFYELVTLSGPLLKLSEMDVAAQEWMAGAAAGTVLGRWRTDIGLLGQVLLLRQFDSLKYLSEERRRALLDRDPFRVRGLATSVAQESYEGFPFLPPAIPRKAGGIYEFRTYFLTVGGLPATLDGWEAAIGPAKDYTDHLVINMFALDGRPRILHIWGFESLRQRSQLRERHYAAGTWPPKGGPEHIDHATSVIALSNDGSPLS comes from the coding sequence ATGTTCTACGAACTCGTGACCCTATCGGGGCCCTTGCTAAAGCTCAGCGAAATGGACGTGGCGGCGCAAGAATGGATGGCTGGTGCTGCGGCGGGAACCGTCCTCGGCCGGTGGCGGACCGATATCGGCCTGCTCGGGCAAGTGCTGCTCCTGCGCCAATTCGATAGCTTGAAGTACCTCAGCGAAGAACGGCGCCGCGCGCTGCTGGACCGCGATCCGTTCAGGGTCCGCGGCCTTGCCACCTCCGTTGCCCAGGAGAGCTATGAGGGCTTTCCGTTTCTACCCCCGGCCATCCCTCGGAAGGCAGGCGGTATATATGAGTTTCGAACCTATTTCCTGACGGTAGGAGGTCTCCCGGCTACGCTAGATGGCTGGGAAGCGGCGATCGGGCCGGCCAAGGATTATACCGATCACCTGGTCATCAACATGTTCGCATTGGATGGCCGCCCTCGTATCCTCCACATATGGGGTTTCGAAAGCCTTCGGCAGAGAAGTCAGCTGCGCGAGCGTCATTACGCCGCCGGCACCTGGCCGCCGAAGGGCGGACCGGAGCACATCGATCACGCGACCTCCGTGATCGCGCTCTCGAACGATGGTTCTCCGCTAAGTTGA
- a CDS encoding MFS transporter, with protein sequence MRTAYCEDRPTTTERNRRTLQRRSLVGASLTHALHDGYTDALYAFLPIWQAHFTLSYAALAVVRALYYGTMGVLQVPADHALRSASPRTALILSTILAAAGLAIMALPFGFTGLCVGLVVAGIGSSIQHPRGSMLVTDSFGKAARGPLGIYNFAGDLGKAVLPALVALLLPIRPWRPVLGMMAALGIAMSIALIPLAPAARVNINATVKAAAGHGRGGFGILTAIGALDTATRMGYLLFLPFLVHGQGGGSPTVGIALALLFIGGALGKATCGWLGERLGVVGSVMVTEVATAMLIVTTLFTPLTTTLMLLPLLGIVLNRTSSVLYGTVPELSDGDTGRAFAIFYTSVIGSGGIAPILYGMLADHSSRTIAVLASAATAALIIPLVLVLRPHLRASSAADSGESSA encoded by the coding sequence ATGCGAACTGCGTATTGTGAAGACCGACCGACAACGACCGAGAGAAATAGGCGCACGCTGCAAAGGCGTAGTCTGGTGGGTGCAAGTCTTACCCACGCGCTCCATGACGGCTATACCGACGCACTCTATGCCTTCCTGCCCATATGGCAGGCGCACTTCACTCTCTCCTACGCCGCCCTGGCCGTCGTTCGCGCCCTATACTACGGCACCATGGGAGTCCTCCAGGTCCCGGCCGACCATGCCCTTCGCTCTGCTTCGCCGCGCACCGCGCTGATCCTGTCAACCATTCTCGCGGCGGCTGGCTTGGCTATTATGGCGCTGCCGTTCGGTTTCACGGGTCTTTGCGTCGGGCTCGTCGTAGCCGGCATCGGATCGAGCATCCAGCATCCGCGCGGATCGATGCTCGTCACCGACAGTTTTGGGAAAGCTGCGCGCGGGCCGCTTGGCATATACAATTTCGCAGGCGACCTCGGAAAAGCCGTGCTGCCGGCGCTTGTCGCGCTGCTGCTGCCGATCCGCCCCTGGCGACCGGTGCTCGGCATGATGGCGGCGCTTGGCATCGCCATGTCGATCGCGCTGATACCGCTGGCGCCGGCAGCTCGCGTCAACATCAACGCCACGGTGAAGGCTGCCGCCGGCCATGGCCGTGGCGGCTTCGGCATTCTGACCGCGATTGGCGCGCTCGATACGGCGACCCGCATGGGCTATCTGCTGTTTCTGCCTTTCCTTGTCCATGGACAGGGCGGGGGGTCGCCAACGGTCGGGATCGCGCTTGCCCTGCTGTTCATCGGTGGCGCTCTCGGGAAAGCGACGTGCGGTTGGCTCGGCGAGCGGCTGGGTGTCGTCGGCAGCGTCATGGTGACCGAGGTCGCAACGGCGATGCTGATCGTGACGACGCTGTTCACCCCTCTCACGACAACGCTCATGCTGCTGCCGCTGCTCGGCATCGTGCTCAACAGGACGTCGTCGGTGCTCTACGGCACCGTGCCCGAGTTGTCGGATGGTGATACGGGCCGGGCGTTTGCGATCTTCTATACGAGCGTGATCGGCTCCGGCGGGATCGCGCCGATCCTTTACGGCATGCTCGCCGATCACAGCAGTCGGACGATCGCGGTGCTGGCCTCGGCGGCAACCGCCGCCCTGATCATCCCGCTCGTGCTGGTTCTGCGACCCCATCTGCGCGCCTCCTCAGCCGCGGATTCGGGCGAAAGCTCCGCCTGA
- a CDS encoding SDR family oxidoreductase encodes MYAVTGATGHLGRLVIEALLKTIPANRIVAAVRNPAKASDLAERGLIVREADYSRPDTLGSALAGVEKLLLISSTEVSGRLPRHRAVIEAAKANRVSLIAYTSMLHADTSPARLAIEHRQTEEVIAASGLPAVILRNGWYTENHLMALPAALEHGTFVGAAKDGRFSSAARQDYAEAAAVVLATGGHAGKTYELAADQAFTLAELAAEVSRQSGKAVVYNDLSEVAYRDVLTGAGLPADLAALLADADAAASHGALFDDGGALGRLIGRPTTSMQSLVAAALRV; translated from the coding sequence ATGTACGCAGTAACTGGAGCAACCGGACACCTTGGCCGCCTTGTGATCGAGGCGCTGCTGAAAACCATTCCCGCCAACCGGATCGTCGCGGCGGTTCGCAATCCGGCAAAGGCCAGCGATCTGGCTGAACGCGGGTTGATCGTACGCGAGGCGGACTACAGCCGGCCCGACACGCTTGGTTCGGCGCTGGCCGGCGTGGAGAAACTGCTGCTGATTTCCTCGACCGAAGTCAGCGGCCGTCTTCCGCGGCATAGAGCGGTGATTGAGGCAGCCAAAGCGAACAGGGTTTCGCTGATCGCCTACACCAGTATGTTGCACGCCGACACGTCGCCGGCAAGGCTCGCAATCGAGCATCGCCAGACAGAGGAGGTCATCGCGGCCTCGGGACTACCCGCGGTGATCCTGCGCAATGGCTGGTACACCGAGAACCACCTCATGGCGCTTCCCGCAGCGCTTGAGCACGGCACCTTCGTCGGCGCCGCGAAGGATGGGCGCTTCTCGTCCGCGGCCCGGCAGGACTATGCCGAGGCTGCAGCCGTAGTGCTGGCGACGGGTGGGCACGCTGGGAAGACGTATGAGCTCGCAGCCGACCAGGCCTTCACCCTTGCCGAGCTTGCTGCAGAGGTCTCGCGTCAGTCGGGCAAGGCTGTCGTCTACAACGACCTGTCCGAGGTTGCCTATCGTGATGTCCTGACCGGCGCCGGCCTGCCAGCCGATCTCGCTGCTCTCCTGGCCGATGCCGACGCCGCTGCCTCGCACGGGGCGCTGTTCGATGACGGTGGCGCGCTGGGGCGGTTGATAGGTCGTCCGACCACTTCGATGCAGAGCCTGGTCGCTGCCGCGTTGCGCGTCTGA
- a CDS encoding SDR family oxidoreductase, with amino-acid sequence MRIFITGATGWVGSAVVKDLIAAGHEVAGLARSPVGVERLTAAGAQVVSGSIEDIDVLRTAARAADAVIHTAFNHDWSRFAENCAADKHAIEALGAELEGTERPLIVTSGVALLAPGRLATEADMAPPVTERFPRASEAVVEELRGRGVRATTVRLAPTVHGVGDHGFVPRLAGIARDKGVSAYIGDGQNRWPAVHRLDAARVFRLALEHTAEGPFHAVAEQGVALKDIAEAIARRFDLPLVSKAAAEAGEHFGWFAPFVGIDAPTSSDRTRALLNWKPEQPELLEDLARPDYFAA; translated from the coding sequence ATGCGCATATTCATAACCGGTGCAACCGGATGGGTCGGTTCTGCCGTGGTGAAGGACTTGATCGCCGCAGGGCACGAGGTCGCCGGCCTCGCCCGGTCTCCCGTGGGTGTCGAACGGCTCACGGCGGCAGGTGCACAGGTGGTGAGTGGATCGATCGAGGATATCGACGTGCTGCGAACGGCTGCGCGGGCAGCGGATGCCGTGATCCACACCGCCTTCAACCATGACTGGTCGCGCTTCGCGGAGAATTGTGCAGCCGACAAGCACGCCATCGAGGCGTTGGGCGCGGAGCTCGAAGGAACAGAGCGGCCGCTGATCGTCACGTCCGGCGTCGCCCTGCTCGCGCCGGGCCGCCTCGCGACCGAGGCCGATATGGCGCCACCCGTCACGGAGCGCTTCCCGCGCGCGTCCGAAGCGGTCGTTGAAGAGCTTCGTGGTCGCGGTGTCCGCGCCACCACGGTGCGCCTGGCACCCACGGTGCACGGGGTCGGCGATCATGGCTTCGTGCCGCGTCTTGCCGGCATCGCCCGCGACAAGGGCGTATCGGCCTATATCGGTGATGGCCAGAACCGCTGGCCGGCTGTGCATCGCCTCGACGCGGCGCGGGTCTTCCGTCTGGCGCTGGAGCACACCGCCGAGGGGCCGTTTCACGCTGTCGCCGAACAGGGCGTGGCGCTGAAAGACATCGCCGAGGCGATCGCGCGCCGGTTCGATCTGCCGCTGGTCTCCAAGGCCGCCGCTGAGGCAGGCGAGCATTTCGGGTGGTTCGCGCCATTCGTCGGCATCGATGCGCCAACCAGCAGCGACCGTACGCGCGCGCTCCTGAATTGGAAACCCGAGCAGCCGGAGCTGCTTGAGGATCTCGCCCGTCCAGACTATTTCGCCGCCTGA
- a CDS encoding ABC transporter ATP-binding protein, whose product MSEPVLTLEGIAKSFGANQILANVGFSIRPGEVVGLLGPNGCGKSTLLNLISGVFPADAGRVIFCRENITGLGMDRIARRGLVRTFQLPSMPRRMTVAELLYAASARKAGFRSLFRRETDEKAEIDGLLDDLALSHVRHLPAASLSGGQKKLLSIALVLRASPRMICLDEPTAGVHPNLRHHMIGLLQRIRASGITLLIIEHDMHFIRELCTRCVVMDRGAVIADCLPSQLTSNEQVVEAYLGNARQKRAMA is encoded by the coding sequence ATGTCTGAGCCGGTCCTCACTCTTGAAGGCATCGCCAAGTCCTTTGGCGCCAATCAGATCCTCGCCAATGTCGGCTTCAGCATCCGGCCCGGCGAGGTCGTCGGCCTGCTCGGCCCGAACGGATGCGGAAAATCCACGCTGCTCAACCTCATTTCGGGGGTGTTTCCCGCCGATGCAGGACGTGTGATATTCTGCCGCGAAAACATAACCGGCCTGGGCATGGATCGGATTGCCCGCAGAGGGCTGGTCCGCACCTTTCAGCTCCCCTCCATGCCCCGCAGGATGACCGTTGCCGAACTGCTCTACGCAGCATCGGCGCGCAAGGCGGGCTTCCGAAGCCTGTTCCGGCGAGAAACCGACGAGAAGGCGGAAATCGACGGTCTGCTGGACGATCTGGCGCTGTCACATGTCCGCCATCTGCCGGCTGCCTCGCTGTCCGGCGGGCAGAAGAAGCTGCTGTCAATCGCACTCGTCCTGCGGGCATCGCCCCGGATGATCTGCCTCGACGAACCGACAGCCGGTGTGCATCCCAATCTGCGCCATCACATGATCGGGCTTCTGCAGCGCATCCGGGCCTCCGGCATCACGCTTTTGATCATCGAGCACGACATGCATTTCATCCGCGAACTATGCACCCGCTGCGTCGTGATGGATCGCGGCGCGGTGATTGCGGACTGCCTGCCGTCTCAGCTCACATCCAACGAGCAGGTCGTGGAAGCCTACCTTGGCAATGCCAGACAGAAGAGGGCGATGGCATGA
- a CDS encoding maleate cis-trans isomerase family protein yields the protein MTIHSPSSAAPLAVNKEGLPFEIDEGIGTLANLGLLVLRTDQTIEDEFRFALPSSDVALYEARLYSDVEITPANLMKMSDEIPGTVGLLPDVEFDVIGFACTSGSLVIGEDRITERVHEVLPGVKVTNPVTAARAAMEALGARRIALLTPYMPEINHSLRLSLMARGMDIPVMGSFHEPDDNRVARITSASIERAILDLGRSDECDAVFVSCTSLRVARIVAQVETKLGKPVTSSNHALAWHMLRLAGYDRPMPNLGRLFELTDRLKP from the coding sequence ATGACCATCCATTCGCCATCGTCCGCAGCCCCCCTGGCCGTCAACAAGGAAGGGTTGCCTTTCGAGATCGACGAAGGCATCGGTACGCTTGCCAATCTCGGTCTGCTGGTTCTCAGGACCGATCAGACGATCGAGGATGAATTTCGCTTCGCACTGCCGTCATCGGACGTGGCGCTCTATGAAGCGCGGCTCTACAGCGACGTCGAGATCACGCCGGCCAATCTGATGAAGATGTCGGACGAGATTCCCGGGACGGTTGGCCTGCTGCCGGATGTGGAATTCGATGTGATCGGCTTTGCCTGCACGTCCGGCTCGCTCGTCATCGGCGAGGACCGCATCACGGAGCGCGTGCACGAGGTTCTGCCAGGCGTGAAGGTGACCAATCCAGTCACCGCCGCTCGCGCCGCGATGGAAGCGCTTGGCGCCCGACGCATCGCGCTGCTCACGCCCTATATGCCGGAAATCAACCACTCCCTGCGGCTCTCGCTCATGGCGCGGGGAATGGATATCCCGGTCATGGGCTCCTTCCATGAGCCGGACGACAATCGTGTCGCGCGCATCACTTCGGCTTCGATCGAACGCGCCATTCTTGATCTTGGACGTTCGGATGAATGCGATGCGGTCTTCGTATCCTGCACCAGCCTGCGCGTCGCCCGCATCGTGGCGCAGGTCGAAACCAAGCTCGGCAAGCCGGTAACCTCAAGTAATCATGCACTCGCCTGGCACATGTTGCGGCTTGCCGGATATGACCGGCCGATGCCCAATCTCGGCCGCCTGTTCGAGCTTACGGACCGGCTAAAGCCTTGA
- a CDS encoding LysR family transcriptional regulator, whose product MRHKNILEGVAVFVAVAEAGSFSEAARRLGISPSAASQAIRSLEGRLGTALLRRSTRSLSLTEVGADYLLAAAPALSQLKRAAEEAARWGGRPAGPLRLTMPRAPFDLLIAAALAAFQDTYPEVELEIAVEARMIDIVKQGYDAGLRYGNCLEKDMVAVPVAPESEAVLVASPAYLHARGVPNLPSDLLSHRAVVCRSQTTGLIIPWILQSAGETVQIAPPAATIVHDLASQIELTVRGLGIVSAPAASVSDLLAAGKLSRVLPEWSSPLEALYLYFPSRRHQSAALRAFVAFLKGRSHLPSN is encoded by the coding sequence TTGCGACATAAAAATATCCTCGAAGGTGTGGCTGTGTTTGTCGCCGTGGCCGAAGCCGGTAGCTTTTCCGAAGCAGCGAGGCGTCTCGGTATTTCTCCATCCGCGGCCAGCCAGGCGATCCGAAGCCTTGAGGGGCGGCTCGGTACGGCGCTTTTGCGCCGCTCGACCCGCAGTTTAAGTTTGACGGAAGTAGGTGCCGACTATCTCCTCGCGGCAGCTCCTGCCCTGTCGCAATTGAAGCGAGCCGCGGAGGAGGCCGCACGGTGGGGCGGTCGGCCAGCAGGCCCTTTGCGCCTCACCATGCCACGCGCGCCTTTCGACCTGCTCATTGCCGCAGCATTGGCGGCTTTTCAGGACACCTATCCTGAGGTGGAGCTCGAGATCGCCGTCGAAGCGCGCATGATCGACATCGTCAAGCAAGGCTACGACGCAGGATTACGCTATGGCAATTGCCTCGAGAAGGACATGGTGGCAGTTCCAGTCGCCCCCGAATCAGAAGCCGTTCTCGTCGCTTCACCTGCCTATCTTCATGCTCGAGGGGTGCCAAATCTCCCAAGCGATCTGCTCAGTCACCGCGCCGTGGTGTGCCGCAGTCAGACGACCGGCTTGATCATACCATGGATCCTGCAATCCGCGGGCGAGACCGTGCAGATCGCGCCGCCCGCGGCAACGATCGTTCACGATCTCGCCTCCCAGATCGAGCTGACTGTAAGGGGCTTAGGAATTGTCAGCGCGCCGGCTGCGAGCGTGTCCGACCTCCTCGCCGCTGGAAAGTTGTCACGGGTCCTGCCTGAATGGTCTTCGCCGCTGGAGGCGCTTTACCTCTACTTTCCGAGCAGGCGCCACCAATCAGCGGCATTGCGCGCATTCGTCGCGTTTCTGAAGGGCCGCTCCCATCTCCCCTCCAACTGA